The Marinobacter gudaonensis genome segment AAGAGCGTGCGCGTGGTATCACCATCGCGACCTCCCACGTTGAGTACGATTCCCCGACTCGTCACTACGCACACGTAGACTGCCCGGGCCACGCTGACTATGTGAAGAACATGATCACTGGTGCGGCGCAGATGGACGGCGCGATCCTGGTTTGCTCCGCTGCTGACGGCCCCATGCCGCAGACCCGTGA includes the following:
- a CDS encoding GTP-binding protein, which encodes MSKSKFERNKPHLNVGTIGHVDHGKTTLTAALTRVCHEVFGTGESRAFDQIDNAPEERARGITIATSHVEYDSPTRHYAHVDCPGHADYVKNMITGAAQMDGAILVCSAADGPMPQTR